A genomic window from Streptomyces brevispora includes:
- a CDS encoding FdhF/YdeP family oxidoreductase — MATKPPTGDPVQDAPQVEPAPHAAAGLPAVAHTLRIAQQQMGVRRTAQTLLKVNQKNGFDCPGCAWPEGDKRHTAEFCENGAKAVAEEATLRRVTPDFFAAHPVADLATRSGYWLGQQGRITQPVYLPEGADRYQAVTWKRAFAIIAEELGALDSPDEALFYTSGRTSNEAAFLLQLFAREFGTNNLPDCSNMCHESSGSALTETIGIGKGSVSLEDLHHADLIIVAGQNPGTNHPRMLSALEKAKSAGAKIISVNPLPEAGLERFKNPQTPRGMLRGAALNDLFLQIRIGGDQALFRLLNKLILQTEGAVDETFVAEHTHGYQEFAAAAAEADWTQTLDATGLERADIEAALSMVLASKRTIVCWAMGLTQHKHSVPTIREVVNFLLLRGNIGRTGAGVCPVRGHSNVQGDRTMGIFERPAPAFLDALDKEFGITSPRHHGYDVVRSIQALRDGDAKVFFAMGGNFVAATPDTDVTEAAMRSARLTVHVSTKVNRSHAVTGTRALILPTLGRTDKDVQASGKQFVTVEDSMSMVHASRGNLTPASPHLLSEPAIVARLARAVLGPASTTPWEEFEKDYATIRDRISRVVPGFEDFNARVAHPGGFTLPHGPRDSRRFPTATGKANFTAAPVEFPELPAGRLLLQTLRSHDQYNTTIYGLDDRYRGIKGGRRVVLVNPDDATALGLTDGAYADLVSEWKDGVQRRAPGFRVVHYPTARGCAAAYYPETNVLVPLGSTADTSNTPASKSVVIRFENVR; from the coding sequence ATGGCCACCAAGCCGCCCACAGGTGACCCGGTCCAGGACGCACCACAGGTCGAACCGGCCCCGCACGCCGCCGCCGGGCTGCCAGCCGTCGCCCACACCCTGCGCATCGCCCAGCAGCAGATGGGGGTGCGCCGCACCGCGCAGACCCTCCTCAAGGTCAACCAGAAGAACGGCTTCGACTGCCCCGGCTGCGCCTGGCCCGAGGGCGACAAACGGCACACGGCGGAATTCTGCGAGAACGGCGCCAAGGCAGTCGCCGAGGAGGCGACGCTGCGCCGCGTCACCCCGGACTTCTTCGCCGCCCACCCCGTCGCCGATCTGGCCACCCGCAGCGGCTACTGGCTCGGCCAGCAGGGACGCATCACGCAACCTGTGTATCTGCCCGAGGGGGCCGACCGGTACCAGGCCGTGACCTGGAAACGCGCCTTCGCGATCATCGCCGAGGAACTCGGTGCCCTCGACTCCCCCGACGAGGCCCTCTTCTACACCTCAGGGCGCACCAGCAACGAGGCCGCGTTCCTGCTCCAGCTGTTCGCCCGCGAATTCGGCACCAACAACCTGCCCGACTGCTCCAACATGTGCCACGAGTCCTCCGGCTCGGCACTCACGGAGACCATCGGCATCGGCAAGGGCTCCGTCTCCCTTGAGGACCTGCACCACGCCGACCTGATCATCGTCGCCGGACAGAACCCCGGCACCAACCACCCCCGGATGCTCTCCGCCCTGGAGAAGGCCAAGTCCGCCGGCGCGAAGATCATTTCGGTGAACCCGCTGCCCGAGGCCGGTCTCGAACGGTTCAAGAACCCGCAGACCCCCCGCGGCATGCTCAGGGGCGCAGCCCTCAACGACCTCTTCCTCCAGATCCGCATCGGCGGCGACCAGGCCCTCTTCCGGCTCCTCAACAAGCTGATCCTGCAGACCGAGGGCGCGGTCGACGAAACCTTCGTCGCCGAACACACCCACGGCTACCAGGAGTTCGCCGCCGCGGCCGCCGAAGCCGACTGGACGCAAACCCTCGACGCCACCGGCCTGGAGCGCGCCGACATCGAAGCGGCCCTGTCCATGGTCCTCGCCTCGAAACGCACCATCGTGTGCTGGGCCATGGGACTCACCCAGCACAAACACTCCGTGCCGACCATCCGCGAAGTCGTCAACTTCCTCCTCCTGCGCGGCAACATCGGCCGCACCGGCGCCGGCGTCTGCCCCGTCCGCGGCCACTCCAACGTCCAGGGCGACCGCACCATGGGCATCTTCGAGCGGCCCGCCCCCGCGTTCCTGGACGCCCTCGACAAGGAATTCGGCATCACCTCACCCCGCCACCACGGCTACGACGTGGTCCGCTCCATCCAGGCACTGCGCGACGGCGACGCCAAGGTCTTCTTCGCCATGGGCGGCAACTTCGTCGCCGCCACCCCCGACACCGACGTCACCGAGGCCGCCATGCGCAGCGCCCGCCTCACCGTGCACGTCTCCACCAAGGTCAACCGCTCCCACGCCGTCACCGGCACCCGGGCCCTGATCCTGCCCACCCTCGGCCGCACCGACAAGGACGTCCAGGCGAGCGGCAAGCAGTTCGTCACCGTCGAGGACTCCATGAGCATGGTGCACGCCTCCCGCGGCAACCTCACCCCCGCAAGCCCCCACCTGCTCTCCGAACCCGCCATCGTCGCCCGCCTCGCCCGCGCCGTACTCGGACCCGCCTCCACCACCCCCTGGGAAGAATTCGAGAAGGACTACGCGACGATCCGCGACCGCATCTCCCGCGTCGTCCCCGGCTTCGAGGACTTCAACGCACGCGTCGCCCACCCCGGCGGATTCACCCTCCCCCACGGCCCCCGCGACTCCCGACGCTTCCCCACCGCCACCGGCAAGGCCAACTTCACCGCAGCACCCGTCGAGTTCCCCGAACTCCCCGCAGGACGACTCCTGTTGCAGACACTGCGCTCCCACGACCAGTACAACACCACCATCTACGGCCTCGACGACCGCTACCGCGGCATCAAGGGCGGCCGCCGCGTCGTCCTCGTCAACCCCGACGACGCCACCGCCCTCGGCCTCACCGACGGCGCCTACGCCGACCTCGTCAGCGAATGGAAGGACGGCGTCCAACGACGCGCCCCCGGCTTCCGCGTCGTCCACTACCCCACCGCCCGGGGCTGCGCCGCCGCCTACTACCCCGAGACCAACGTCCTGGTCCCCCTCGGCTCCACCGCCGACACCAGCAACACCCCCGCCAGCAAGTCCGTCGTGATCCGCTTCGAGAACGTGCGCTGA
- a CDS encoding PaaI family thioesterase, with protein sequence MGEHTAPKFPQEIIDEYAALGVDLPALFSAGHLGERMGVRITEASADRVVGTMPVEGNTQPYGLLHGGASAVLAETLGSVGTMLHGGATKLAVGVDLNCTHHRGVRSGLVTGVATPVHRGRTTATYEIVITDEHDKRVCTARLTCLLRDTPGTDTP encoded by the coding sequence ATGGGCGAGCACACCGCACCCAAGTTCCCCCAGGAGATCATCGACGAGTACGCCGCACTCGGCGTCGACCTGCCCGCCCTCTTCTCCGCCGGCCACCTCGGCGAACGCATGGGCGTCCGGATCACCGAGGCCTCCGCGGACCGCGTCGTCGGCACCATGCCCGTCGAAGGCAACACCCAGCCCTACGGACTCCTGCACGGCGGCGCCTCCGCCGTCCTCGCCGAAACCCTCGGCTCCGTCGGCACCATGCTCCACGGCGGCGCCACCAAACTCGCCGTCGGCGTCGACCTGAACTGCACCCATCACCGAGGGGTACGAAGCGGCCTCGTCACCGGCGTCGCCACCCCCGTACACCGCGGCCGCACCACCGCCACGTACGAGATCGTCATCACCGACGAACACGACAAGCGCGTCTGCACCGCCCGGCTCACCTGCCTGCTCCGCGACACCCCCGGAACCGACACCCCCTGA